The Candidatus Woesearchaeota archaeon sequence CAGGAACATATCATTGACCTGTTCAAGCACCCGCATAATTTTGGCATGTTGCAGGAAGCAACGCACTGCCACACGGAAAATAATCCGCTATGCGGTGATGAAGTAACCATGCAGGTGGTGATGAAAAACGAAAAAATTGAGAATGTTCGTTTTACGGGCCATGGCTGTGCGATTTCAACGGCATCGGCATCGCTTGTCACCGACAAGGTAAAGGGAATGAGCAAAACCGACGTCGTGAAAATGACCACTGGTGACGTCTTAGAAATGCTCATGATTCCTATCGGCCCGGTGCGACTGAAGTGCGCGTTGCTGGCGCTGGAAACAATTCAGAAAACAGTACAGATGTGAACATGGCACTGCTTGAAATAAAAGATTTGCACGCCGCCGTGGACGGCAAAGAGATACTCAAAGGAGTAAACCTCACGCTTGAACTCGGAACCATCAACGCGCTCATGGGGCCAAATGGTTCAGGAAAAAGCACGTTGTCGAATGTACTAATGGGCCACCCAAAATATAAGGTAACCAGCGGCAAGATATTTTTTAACGGTGAGGAGATGACTGAACTGTCACCGGATGAACGGGCGAAGAAGGGATTATTTTTGTCATTCCAGTACCCCTGCGAAATTCCCGGTGTGACGATTTCAAATTTCTTGCGGAGTGCACTAAATAGTGTCAAAAACAAAAAGATTTCAGTCCTCGATTTCAAGAAATTGCTGCATGAGAAAATGGAGCTGCTGAAGATGGACAAAAATATCGCGACGCGATATTTGAATGAGGGTTTCTCTGGGGGCGAGAAAAAACGGGCGGAGATACTTCAACTTGCAGTGCTCGAGCCAACGCTTGCGATACTGGATGAAACGGATTCAGGGCTTGATATTGACGCACTACGCACGGTTGCTGAAGGCGTCAACAAATTCATGACGCCGGAGAAATGCATTTTGATTATCACGCATTACAAACGGATTCTTGAATATGTCAAACCTGACAAATTATTTATTATGGTTAATGGAAAGATCGCATTATCGGGCACCGGCGAACTGGTTGACCAGCTCGAAGAGAAGGGTTATGGATGGATTGAGGAGGATTAAGCCCCGCCCAAATACAGCTTCGCCACGCGCTTGTCGTGCAGTAATTTTTTCGCGTCGCCCGACAAACGGTTTTTTCCCAATTCCAAAACGTAGGCATAGTGCGACAAGGCAAGGCTCAGCCGCGCATTCTGTTCAACAACCAGAACAGAGATGCCATCCTTCCGGTTTATTTCAACAATTTTCTTGAAAATCTGCTGTTTCAGATGGGGACTTAAACCGAGAGAAGGTTCATCAAGCAGCAACAAGCGCGGCTTCATCAACAATGCACGCCCCATCGCAAGCATCTGCTGTTCGCCGCCGGAAAGAAGGCCTGCTTTTTTGTTCTGCCGTTGGTGAAGTAGGGGAAAGCGTAAAAAAATTTCTTCGATTTCTTTTTCAATCGGCTCGTCGCGGATGTAGGCGCCCAGTTCTAAATTCTCACGCACTGTGAGGTTCGGAAACACACTTCTCCCCTGCGGCACAATAGCTATACCATGACGGACAATTTTATCGGGCGCACATGTTCGAATGTGCTTTCCGTCAAAAATAATATTGCCATGATTTTTCTTGACCAGCCCAAAAATATTTTTCAGCACGGTCGATTTTCCCGCGCCATTCGGGCCGATGATGCAGACCATCTCGCCCGGATACACTTTCAGTGAAACATCATGCAAGACTTGTACGCGATCGTACCATGCGTCGAGATGAGCAATCTCAAGCAATGGTTTTCCCGTTCGTTGTTGTTTTTGGTTTGTTTTTTTCATCTTACGTCACAATTTTTGTGTCAATGCCGCCAAGATAAGCGTCCAGCACTTTTTTATTTTTCCGCACCTGCGCGGGAGTTCCAACTGCAATTTCCTTGCCATAGTCCAAGACGACAACGGTGTCGCACAGACCCATGACAAATTCCATGTTGTGCTCGATGAGAAGTATTGTTTTTCCCTGACGCCGCAGTTTTTTCAGCAGCTCGCTGATTTTTGCGAGCATTGTCAGATTGACGCCAGCAGCCGGCTCATCAAGAAGCAGAATTTCAGGCTCGCCAACTAATGCGCGTGCAATCTCAAGCAGTTTTTGCTGGCCGTAGCTCAAATTTTTTGCCAGCTCATCTTTTTTTGCCGTAAGCCCGACGAATTCCAAGAACGACATGCACTGTGTTTCGTGCTGGCGCTCTTCAGCAGCAAGCGAAGGGATGCGAAAGAGCGCATCGGCAATTCCTTCACGCTCATTTTTTCGCCCGAGCATCATGTTATCAATGACGGTCATGTTTGGAAACAGGCGAATGGATTGAAAAGTTCTGCTGATGCCCCGGCGTGCAACGCTGTCAGGGGAACTACCGCCAATCGCAACGCCGTCGAGCAAGACGTGCCCGCTGGTCGGAGTAAGAAAGCCAGTGATAATATTGAAAACGGTTGTTTTCCCCGCACCATTCGGCCCGATGAGGCCGACAATTTTTCCTTCAGGAACAGAAAAAGAACACGCGTCAACGGCTTTGATGCCGCCGAAATCTTTTGAAAGATGGCGTACTGTAAGGATGTTTCTCATGCAGACACCCCCCGCACTCGGTGCCACCAGTGCAGGATTTTTTTTCGAAGCGAGCCCTCGCTAACAAGTCCATTTGGTCTGAAATGCATCATCAAAATAAGTATAACGCTGTAGATAATGTCCCGCAGTGCTGCCATGATATCCGTTGGCAATTTGATGAAACGCAGAGGTTCAGGAAGAATAACGAGAATAATCGCACCGATGATGGAACCGGCAAGACTGCCCATGCCGCCGAGCACAACCATGGCAACCATGAGCACGGTTTCAAAAAAGGAAAAGGTTGTCGGATCAATGAAGGTGATGTAGTGCGCATATAAGCTGCCGGCGACACCGGCAAACGCTGCGCCAATCGTCAGCGCAAACAGCTTGTACCTGACGACGTTTTTACCGAGGGACTGCGCGGCAATTTCGTCTTCGCGGATTGCGCGCAGCACGCGGCCGAAGGGCGAATGGACAATGCGGTGAATCAGAAAGACAACAATACTGGTGACAACAATCGCGAGGATGAGAAAATCCTGCGTGTCAGTAAACCGGAAACCAAATAATTCCGGCTTGGGAATGCCGGGAATACCGAGTGGTCCGCGTGTAAGAGACGACCAGTTTTTCATCAGCGAACGAACAATTTCACCAAAGCCCAGCGTTGCAATCGCCAGATAATCACCGCGCAGCCGCAGGCAGGGAATACCGATCAAAAGGCCGGCAACTCCCGCAAGTACCACACCGCCGGCGAGTGAGGCGAGCCATGAAAAGCCCAGCACTTTTGCCAACAATGCAGAGGTGTACGCGCCAATGCCGAAAAACGCGACGTGGCCGAGGTTGAGCATGCCCGTGAATCCGAGAATGATATTCAAACTGGCGCTGAGTATCACATAGATACAGATGAGGATGCCGAGGTGTTCAAAATATCCCATGCTATGCCTCGTTTTTCCGCACGTCGGTTTCTTTTGACTCGCCGAGAATGCCGGTGGGCTTGAAGATAAGCATGATAATGAGTATAAGGAATGAGATTGCAGGTTTGTAGCCAGACGGGATGAACCAAATACCAATATTTTCTGCAAGGCCAATAACAAAGGCGCCAAGCACGGCGCCATGAATGTTCCCAATACCGCCGACAACCGCTGCACTAAATGCGGCAATGCCCAACGCCACACCCATCGTCGGCTGAATCGTTTGCTCGACGCCGATAAGCACACCGGCAAGCGCTGCCAGTGCAGAGCCAAGCGCGAAGGTGAACATGATAACTCTATCAACATTGATGCCGAGGGTTAATGCAAGTGAAAGGTTGTCGGTTACTGCCCGCATTGCCTTGCCCATTTTTGTGTATTTCAGGAAGAGGAAAAGAAATGCCAAGACAATGGCGGTGGTGACGATGATAACGAGTTGATGGTTCGTGACCATTGCGCCGAGAATTTCACGGCCCACCGTCACATTGCCGGTGCGCAGTGTTCGAATGTCACCACCCCAGATGATAAGCGCAACGCTCTGCAGCAGCAATGACATCGCCACTGCCGTAACAAGCGGCGCAATTTTCCCGGAAAACCGCAGCGGACGATATGCAACGCGCTCGATGATGATTCCCAGCAATGCTGCAAGTGCCATGGCAATAACCGCTGCCATCCATAACGGAAGCGCAAAGACGTGCACACCCGTGTACGCAAAATACGCACCCATCATCAAAATTTCTCCGTGTGCGAAATTAATGAATTTCAGAATGCCGTACACCATCGTATAGCCAAGTGCCACGAGCGCATAAATAGCTCCTGCAATGATGCCGTTCGCAATGAGCTGGGCGAGGAGAGACATGAATACGTTGGTTTAGAAGCCGGTTTAAATAGTTTTTGAAGGAGATTAAGTTTGAGATGATCCTTGAAAAACAGAAATGAACTGTCAAAAGATTTATATAACTCCTGAATATTTTCGGTTGGATGAGTAATAAAGAAAAAACAAAAATGAGTTTATGGAGTAAGATATGGAAGAGTCTAGCTGCTCTAGCCATAGTGTATGGTTTACTTAGTATAACTGGATTGACCATAAAATTTGACCTATGGATATTTGTGTTGGTAGCAGTAATATTCTTTGCAGTCTATTGGCATTTACTTGAGCAATTAAAGGATAAAATTGATTTTATCAAAAAATATTTTTTAGAACTTCAAAAAGACATAAAATATATAAAAACAAAGATAGATAACAAGTGATTATAATGACCTTATCCAAAAAAGCAAAATTAAATCTTGTAGCTAATTTGAAAGAGATAATTCTAGCTGCTTTACTGTTGTACATACTGTGGGCAATTATAAAGACACTTTATCTTGGTGGATAGAAAAACTGATCAGTATATCCTCAAAAGGTGATGAGCAATGCAGATACCAATAGAACTAATAACATTTCTGATTACAATAATAGTTGGAGGATATCTGATACTCAAAGTAAGATCTATATTAAAACGGAAGATAGCAGAATATGTGAAGCAAAAGTACCAGAGATAGAAACAATGCTCAGAAGAGAAAGAAAATAAAAAAATAATTAAAAGTTTATTCCTGCTTCACAAAT is a genomic window containing:
- the sufC gene encoding Fe-S cluster assembly ATPase SufC, with the translated sequence MLEIKDLHAAVDGKEILKGVNLTLELGTINALMGPNGSGKSTLSNVLMGHPKYKVTSGKIFFNGEEMTELSPDERAKKGLFLSFQYPCEIPGVTISNFLRSALNSVKNKKISVLDFKKLLHEKMELLKMDKNIATRYLNEGFSGGEKKRAEILQLAVLEPTLAILDETDSGLDIDALRTVAEGVNKFMTPEKCILIITHYKRILEYVKPDKLFIMVNGKIALSGTGELVDQLEEKGYGWIEED
- a CDS encoding iron-sulfur cluster assembly scaffold protein; the protein is MEATLARELYQEHIIDLFKHPHNFGMLQEATHCHTENNPLCGDEVTMQVVMKNEKIENVRFTGHGCAISTASASLVTDKVKGMSKTDVVKMTTGDVLEMLMIPIGPVRLKCALLALETIQKTVQM
- a CDS encoding ABC transporter ATP-binding protein, which codes for MRNILTVRHLSKDFGGIKAVDACSFSVPEGKIVGLIGPNGAGKTTVFNIITGFLTPTSGHVLLDGVAIGGSSPDSVARRGISRTFQSIRLFPNMTVIDNMMLGRKNEREGIADALFRIPSLAAEERQHETQCMSFLEFVGLTAKKDELAKNLSYGQQKLLEIARALVGEPEILLLDEPAAGVNLTMLAKISELLKKLRRQGKTILLIEHNMEFVMGLCDTVVVLDYGKEIAVGTPAQVRKNKKVLDAYLGGIDTKIVT
- a CDS encoding branched-chain amino acid ABC transporter permease translates to MGYFEHLGILICIYVILSASLNIILGFTGMLNLGHVAFFGIGAYTSALLAKVLGFSWLASLAGGVVLAGVAGLLIGIPCLRLRGDYLAIATLGFGEIVRSLMKNWSSLTRGPLGIPGIPKPELFGFRFTDTQDFLILAIVVTSIVVFLIHRIVHSPFGRVLRAIREDEIAAQSLGKNVVRYKLFALTIGAAFAGVAGSLYAHYITFIDPTTFSFFETVLMVAMVVLGGMGSLAGSIIGAIILVILPEPLRFIKLPTDIMAALRDIIYSVILILMMHFRPNGLVSEGSLRKKILHWWHRVRGVSA
- a CDS encoding branched-chain amino acid ABC transporter permease, which gives rise to MSLLAQLIANGIIAGAIYALVALGYTMVYGILKFINFAHGEILMMGAYFAYTGVHVFALPLWMAAVIAMALAALLGIIIERVAYRPLRFSGKIAPLVTAVAMSLLLQSVALIIWGGDIRTLRTGNVTVGREILGAMVTNHQLVIIVTTAIVLAFLFLFLKYTKMGKAMRAVTDNLSLALTLGINVDRVIMFTFALGSALAALAGVLIGVEQTIQPTMGVALGIAAFSAAVVGGIGNIHGAVLGAFVIGLAENIGIWFIPSGYKPAISFLILIIMLIFKPTGILGESKETDVRKNEA
- a CDS encoding ABC transporter ATP-binding protein; this encodes MKKTNQKQQRTGKPLLEIAHLDAWYDRVQVLHDVSLKVYPGEMVCIIGPNGAGKSTVLKNIFGLVKKNHGNIIFDGKHIRTCAPDKIVRHGIAIVPQGRSVFPNLTVRENLELGAYIRDEPIEKEIEEIFLRFPLLHQRQNKKAGLLSGGEQQMLAMGRALLMKPRLLLLDEPSLGLSPHLKQQIFKKIVEINRKDGISVLVVEQNARLSLALSHYAYVLELGKNRLSGDAKKLLHDKRVAKLYLGGA